In Myxococcus fulvus, the following proteins share a genomic window:
- a CDS encoding PAS domain S-box protein — MLEEEVSPSLGGLLARWEPVLRTRHGLRLEQSGLACSGLVETLPVLLEALARALRDDALPPSAEVLRDLRVGQAERWHARPGLEACMLVQEYGLLHDCLLELMEEAGVTATSRQLRILAAVFSEASTDAVGRLSSSQEASGSEAWLQAIIDHAPPVIFAKDAQGRFVLVNRSFEEALGRSRSSVLGRTDFDLFPAAVAQRNREHDDRVRRTLRPLTADEHIPGIQGVRTWFAVKFPLPTVGEQGPIICGISTDITDSRRTHEALRESEERFRLLMDAVEDYAILLLDPEGRVVSWNAGAERLTGWKEQEVLGRHYALFAPEEQVARGEPHRLLREVADGGHFRGELRRKRRDGTCFWADLDIAAVRDEAGRLRGFANVARDITAKKQSETARDFLLEAGRVLAGSLDLETTLGAFAGLVVEHISDYCVVDLLEASGRLVRQEAAARAPERRDLIRQLLAFAPRAEGDSPLARALALAQPIVVPEVTSAALDKVSNDAAHRAVLEALGTRSAALVPVVSRGRALGLIHLVWTRRHDSLEMEALVELARGVADRAAVAIENARLYREARDAVRVREDVVAIVSHDLRNPLHAIQLTATSLLRKGTLPEGGVKGLERIMEATQRASRLIRDLLDFTQARAGERIPIRPCAMDLHVLARKVVDEVLLAHPRRDIQVDLRGNGTLEADADRLAQVVSNLVGNALQHSAPDSCVRVHLREAGDGVLLEVHNVGNPIAPALLPTLFEPYRRGPEARSGQGSIGLGLYISRQIVLGHGGSIEVSSNERGTCFKVWLPRRRGP, encoded by the coding sequence GTGCTCGAGGAGGAGGTCTCCCCCTCGCTGGGAGGCCTGCTGGCTCGGTGGGAGCCCGTCCTTCGGACGCGTCATGGGCTCCGGCTGGAGCAGTCAGGGCTTGCCTGCAGCGGGCTGGTCGAGACGCTGCCCGTGCTCCTGGAGGCGCTCGCCCGGGCGCTTCGGGACGACGCCCTTCCTCCCTCGGCCGAGGTGCTCCGGGACCTGCGCGTCGGACAGGCGGAGCGCTGGCATGCCCGCCCGGGCCTGGAAGCCTGCATGCTGGTCCAGGAGTACGGCCTGCTCCACGACTGCCTGCTCGAGCTGATGGAGGAGGCGGGCGTGACGGCCACGTCGCGGCAGCTGCGCATCCTGGCCGCGGTCTTCTCCGAGGCGAGCACGGACGCGGTGGGGCGCCTGTCGTCGAGCCAGGAGGCCTCCGGGAGCGAGGCGTGGCTGCAGGCCATCATCGACCATGCGCCACCCGTCATCTTCGCCAAGGACGCGCAAGGCCGCTTCGTGCTGGTCAACCGGAGCTTCGAGGAGGCGCTGGGGAGGTCGCGCTCGAGCGTGCTCGGCAGGACGGACTTCGACCTGTTCCCCGCCGCCGTGGCCCAGCGCAACCGGGAGCACGACGACCGCGTGCGACGGACGCTGCGGCCCTTGACGGCGGATGAGCACATCCCCGGCATCCAGGGCGTACGCACCTGGTTCGCCGTGAAGTTCCCGCTGCCCACCGTGGGCGAGCAGGGGCCCATCATCTGCGGCATCTCCACGGACATCACCGACTCGCGCCGCACCCACGAGGCGCTGCGCGAGAGCGAGGAGCGCTTCCGCCTGTTGATGGACGCGGTGGAGGACTACGCCATCCTCCTGCTGGACCCGGAGGGCCGCGTGGTGAGCTGGAACGCGGGCGCCGAGCGGCTCACCGGGTGGAAGGAGCAGGAGGTGCTCGGGCGGCACTACGCGCTCTTCGCGCCCGAGGAGCAGGTGGCCCGGGGCGAGCCCCATCGACTGCTGCGCGAAGTGGCGGACGGCGGTCACTTCCGAGGCGAGCTACGACGCAAGCGGCGCGACGGCACGTGCTTCTGGGCGGACCTGGACATCGCCGCCGTGCGCGACGAGGCGGGGCGGCTGCGCGGGTTCGCCAACGTGGCGCGCGACATCACCGCGAAGAAGCAGAGCGAGACGGCCAGGGACTTCCTGTTGGAGGCGGGGCGGGTGCTCGCGGGCTCATTGGACCTGGAGACCACGCTGGGCGCCTTCGCGGGCCTGGTCGTGGAGCACATCTCCGACTACTGCGTGGTGGACCTGCTGGAGGCGAGCGGCCGGCTCGTCCGACAGGAGGCGGCGGCGAGGGCGCCCGAGCGGCGGGACCTCATCCGCCAGCTCCTGGCGTTCGCGCCACGGGCGGAGGGGGACAGTCCGCTGGCACGAGCGCTGGCGTTGGCGCAGCCCATCGTCGTGCCGGAGGTGACCTCCGCGGCGCTCGACAAGGTGTCCAACGACGCGGCGCATCGGGCGGTGCTGGAGGCGCTGGGGACGCGCTCCGCGGCGCTCGTGCCCGTGGTGTCACGCGGGCGCGCGCTGGGGCTCATCCACCTGGTGTGGACGCGGCGACATGACTCGCTGGAGATGGAGGCGCTGGTGGAGCTGGCCCGGGGCGTGGCGGACCGCGCGGCGGTGGCCATCGAGAACGCGCGGCTGTACCGCGAGGCCCGTGACGCCGTGCGCGTGCGCGAGGACGTGGTGGCCATCGTCAGCCATGACCTGCGCAACCCCTTGCATGCCATCCAGTTGACGGCGACGTCGTTGTTGCGCAAGGGCACCCTGCCGGAAGGGGGCGTGAAAGGGTTGGAGCGCATCATGGAGGCGACGCAGCGGGCCTCGCGCTTGATTCGGGACCTGCTGGACTTCACCCAGGCGCGCGCGGGGGAGCGCATCCCCATCCGGCCGTGCGCCATGGACCTGCATGTGCTGGCGCGCAAGGTGGTGGACGAGGTGCTGCTCGCGCACCCGCGGCGCGACATCCAGGTGGACCTGCGGGGGAATGGGACGCTGGAGGCGGACGCGGACCGGCTGGCCCAGGTGGTCTCCAACCTGGTGGGCAACGCGCTCCAGCACAGCGCGCCGGACTCGTGCGTCCGCGTCCACCTGCGCGAGGCCGGGGACGGCGTGCTCCTGGAGGTCCACAACGTGGGCAACCCCATCGCGCCCGCGCTGCTGCCCACGCTGTTCGAGCCCTATCGCCGCGGGCCGGAGGCGCGCTCCGGCCAGGGCAGCATCGGCCTGGGGCTCTACATCTCCCGACAAATCGTGCTGGGACATGGAGGCAGCATCGAGGTGTCCTCCAACGAGCGCGGCACCTGCTTCAAGGTGTGGCTGCCGCGCCGCCGGGGGCCCTGA
- a CDS encoding NADP-dependent glyceraldehyde-3-phosphate dehydrogenase — MTPLADLFPTEAQLPSSVRLPAYLEQREYLVGGELKLWEGDLSPVRSPVFLRTPEGLQQRVLGATPQLTSRESLAALAAAVKAYDSGRGVWPTMKVAERIEAVERFLGAMRAQRATVVNLLMWEIGKTQPDSEKEFDRTVDLIVETVRALKELDRTSSRFVQDQGIMAQIRRAPMGVALCMGPYNYPLNETFSTLFPALLMGNTVVFKPAKFGVLLIRPLLEAFRDCFPPGVINIIYGKGRETVGALMESGQVDLFAFIGTNRGASELKRMHPRPHRLKSVLGLDAKNPAIILEDADLENAVKECITGALSFNGQRCTALKLLVVHRSIADVFLKKLTAAVDALKPGMPWEPGVAITPLPEPGKADYLKGLVDDAVSKGARVVNATGGQSSHSFFAPAVVYPVTRDMRLSSEEQFGPVVPVMVFDRDEEVIQLVVESQFGQQLSLFGQDSARIGRFIDAFSNQVGRINLNCQCQRGPDTFPFNGRKDSAEGTLSVADALRVFSIRTLVATKTTPANTHLVQSILTRRESDFLTTDFLF, encoded by the coding sequence ATGACGCCACTCGCCGACCTCTTCCCGACCGAAGCGCAGCTCCCCTCCAGTGTGCGGCTCCCGGCCTATCTCGAGCAGCGGGAGTACCTGGTGGGTGGCGAGCTCAAGCTGTGGGAGGGTGACCTCAGCCCGGTGCGAAGCCCCGTCTTCCTCCGCACGCCCGAGGGGCTCCAGCAGCGCGTGCTCGGGGCCACGCCGCAGCTCACCTCGCGGGAGTCGCTCGCGGCGCTCGCCGCGGCAGTGAAGGCGTACGACTCGGGCCGGGGCGTCTGGCCGACGATGAAGGTGGCGGAGCGAATCGAGGCGGTGGAGCGCTTCCTCGGGGCCATGCGCGCCCAGCGAGCCACGGTGGTCAACCTGTTGATGTGGGAGATTGGCAAGACGCAGCCGGACTCCGAGAAGGAGTTCGACCGCACCGTCGACCTCATCGTGGAGACGGTGCGCGCGCTGAAGGAGCTGGACCGCACCTCGTCCCGCTTCGTGCAGGACCAGGGCATCATGGCGCAGATTCGCCGGGCCCCCATGGGGGTGGCGCTGTGCATGGGGCCGTACAACTACCCGCTCAACGAGACGTTCAGCACGCTGTTCCCCGCGCTGCTGATGGGCAACACGGTGGTCTTCAAGCCGGCGAAGTTCGGCGTGCTGCTCATCCGGCCGCTGCTGGAGGCCTTCCGCGACTGCTTCCCGCCGGGGGTCATCAACATCATCTACGGCAAGGGCCGCGAGACGGTGGGCGCGCTGATGGAGAGCGGGCAGGTGGACCTGTTCGCCTTCATCGGCACCAACCGGGGTGCCAGCGAGCTGAAGCGGATGCACCCCCGGCCGCACCGGCTCAAGTCGGTGCTCGGACTGGACGCGAAGAACCCGGCCATCATCCTGGAGGACGCGGACCTGGAGAACGCGGTGAAGGAGTGCATCACCGGCGCGCTCTCCTTCAACGGCCAGCGCTGCACGGCGCTCAAGCTGCTCGTGGTGCACCGGAGCATCGCGGACGTGTTCCTGAAGAAGCTCACCGCCGCGGTGGACGCGCTCAAGCCCGGCATGCCGTGGGAGCCGGGTGTGGCGATCACCCCCCTGCCGGAGCCCGGCAAGGCGGACTACCTGAAGGGCCTGGTGGATGACGCCGTGTCCAAGGGCGCGCGGGTGGTGAACGCCACCGGAGGCCAGTCGTCGCACTCGTTCTTCGCGCCCGCGGTGGTGTACCCGGTGACGCGGGACATGCGGCTGTCGAGCGAGGAGCAGTTCGGACCGGTGGTGCCGGTGATGGTGTTCGACCGGGACGAGGAGGTCATCCAGCTGGTGGTGGAGTCCCAGTTCGGCCAGCAGCTCAGCCTGTTCGGCCAGGATTCGGCGCGCATCGGCCGGTTCATCGACGCGTTCTCCAATCAGGTGGGCCGCATCAATCTCAACTGCCAGTGCCAGCGTGGGCCGGACACCTTCCCCTTCAACGGGCGCAAGGACTCCGCCGAGGGCACGCTGTCCGTCGCGGACGCGCTGCGCGTGTTCTCCATCCGCACGCTCGTCGCCACGAAGACGACGCCGGCCAACACCCACCTGGTGCAATCCATCCTCACCCGGCGGGAGTCGGACTTCCTGACGACGGACTTCCTGTTCTGA
- a CDS encoding eCIS core domain-containing protein: MGEPGVVAPGVRFDFSRLPLTPSVQRVACAGGACGCSSCEKKKEEVARAAQSGVPGVGPSEHVSAHVARGLGSGQPLESSARAFFEPRFGHDLGGVRIHTDARAADSARALQARAYTVGSDIAFQEGAYSPSTHAGRRLLAHELTHVLQQTGGRATSGARLARFATGGLSVTSPGDASEREAESMADAVMADGATHEPGRHRLGVARDFSPAPASKYTVPSPPAPPTPPPLTTTSDVPPTQSGTPINKNGLVAAEEGVNLRASPDTGSAPLERLPQNTRMFVSREQSGGWYFVMLVDGRFGYVAKSHVTVDMPDPEAKLYRIASGETALDIVKRFYKSDATKWGQDERFFVNVLVFVNAERGRKGIFKPDPEGDWDTTQTHAGSQIWIPGVEFAKALKGQVSSGSITYEAYQKVKNVITAIGEFLAGSIAFVAGLLHGVLESLWDTLVGLVDLAKLAGKLVWSLVTGNLLSDIRGFFSDLSKLDFKQLVSAGLDALDKKWNDPSILKRWHFRGWITGYALAEIVMLFFSGGALTALKGAGKAGKFAQFLAKMPRAAKFLEKAAEAAKGLKEAESLRKGMKALTTARDWAVRVLKVPGHILQNLSAEALERLKRLPQWAIERFSELSDVAKARVLGCASPCKVDLGAIQKYLAELAAKGATGAKKLTTPESVLVALPKDLNIGKIKQYLDEYPALMELIRKADLTDLDLAKLADFMTDADKLNPKSAYQTFTRYLTLVVPSKTGGDIGAFNKIVEAVVKADPRQGAALKGPMFEAFARTHLQEFAGKAFTRETFTVPGGKRRTADRFFADKGELWEVKHQLTDKVPPGQVDDYLSFLGTKGNSTGAEVKSLNYLFPTEDAAKLNSALKARGITVWYVKQPNVLTKL, translated from the coding sequence GTGGGTGAGCCCGGAGTCGTCGCGCCGGGCGTCCGGTTCGACTTCAGCCGGCTCCCGCTCACCCCCAGCGTGCAGCGCGTCGCGTGCGCGGGGGGCGCCTGCGGGTGCTCATCCTGCGAGAAGAAGAAGGAGGAGGTGGCCCGGGCCGCACAGTCCGGCGTCCCGGGCGTGGGGCCTTCCGAGCATGTGTCCGCGCACGTCGCCCGAGGCCTGGGCTCGGGTCAGCCCCTGGAGTCCTCCGCGCGTGCCTTCTTCGAGCCGCGCTTCGGCCATGACCTGGGCGGCGTGCGCATCCACACGGACGCGAGGGCGGCGGACTCGGCGCGCGCGCTCCAGGCTCGCGCGTACACGGTGGGCAGCGACATCGCCTTCCAGGAGGGGGCGTACTCACCGTCCACCCACGCGGGCCGTCGGCTGCTCGCGCATGAGCTGACGCACGTGCTGCAGCAGACCGGAGGCCGCGCCACCTCAGGGGCCCGGCTGGCCCGCTTCGCCACGGGCGGGCTGTCGGTGACCTCGCCGGGGGATGCCTCCGAGCGCGAGGCCGAGTCCATGGCGGACGCGGTGATGGCGGACGGCGCGACGCACGAGCCCGGACGCCACCGCCTGGGCGTGGCCCGGGACTTCTCCCCGGCCCCCGCGTCCAAGTACACGGTGCCCTCACCTCCGGCGCCGCCCACGCCGCCGCCCCTCACGACGACGTCGGACGTGCCGCCGACCCAGTCGGGCACCCCCATCAACAAGAATGGGCTCGTCGCCGCCGAGGAGGGCGTCAACCTGCGCGCCTCGCCCGACACCGGCTCGGCCCCGCTGGAGCGGCTCCCGCAGAACACGCGCATGTTCGTCAGCCGCGAGCAGTCCGGCGGCTGGTACTTCGTGATGCTGGTGGATGGCCGCTTCGGCTACGTGGCCAAGTCCCACGTCACCGTGGACATGCCCGACCCGGAGGCGAAGCTGTACCGCATCGCCTCCGGAGAGACGGCGCTCGACATCGTCAAACGCTTCTACAAGTCCGACGCGACGAAGTGGGGCCAGGACGAGCGCTTCTTCGTCAACGTGCTGGTGTTCGTCAACGCGGAGCGCGGCCGCAAGGGCATCTTCAAGCCGGACCCGGAGGGAGACTGGGACACCACGCAGACGCACGCGGGCTCGCAGATCTGGATTCCGGGCGTGGAGTTCGCCAAGGCGCTCAAGGGCCAGGTCTCCTCGGGCTCCATCACCTACGAGGCCTATCAGAAGGTCAAGAACGTCATCACCGCCATCGGGGAGTTCCTGGCCGGCTCCATCGCCTTCGTGGCGGGGCTGCTGCACGGCGTGCTCGAGTCGCTCTGGGACACGCTGGTGGGCCTGGTGGACCTGGCGAAGCTCGCGGGCAAGCTGGTGTGGAGCCTGGTGACGGGCAACCTGCTCTCCGACATCCGGGGCTTCTTCAGCGACTTGTCCAAGCTCGACTTCAAGCAGCTGGTGTCCGCGGGGCTCGACGCGCTGGACAAGAAGTGGAACGACCCGAGCATCCTCAAGCGCTGGCACTTCCGGGGCTGGATCACCGGCTACGCGCTGGCGGAGATCGTGATGCTGTTCTTCAGCGGCGGCGCGCTCACGGCGCTCAAGGGCGCGGGCAAGGCGGGCAAGTTCGCCCAGTTCCTCGCCAAGATGCCGCGCGCGGCGAAGTTCCTGGAGAAGGCCGCGGAGGCCGCCAAGGGGCTCAAGGAGGCCGAGTCCCTGCGCAAGGGCATGAAGGCGCTCACCACGGCGCGCGACTGGGCCGTGCGGGTGCTCAAGGTGCCCGGCCACATCCTGCAGAACCTCTCCGCCGAGGCGCTCGAGCGGCTCAAGCGGCTGCCCCAATGGGCCATCGAGCGCTTCAGCGAGCTGAGCGACGTGGCCAAGGCGCGCGTGCTGGGCTGCGCCTCGCCGTGCAAGGTGGACCTGGGCGCCATCCAGAAGTACCTGGCGGAGCTGGCCGCCAAGGGCGCCACCGGCGCGAAGAAGCTCACCACGCCGGAGAGCGTGCTCGTCGCGCTGCCCAAGGATTTGAACATCGGGAAGATCAAGCAGTACCTCGACGAGTACCCGGCCCTGATGGAGCTCATCCGCAAGGCGGACCTGACGGACCTGGACCTGGCGAAGCTGGCCGACTTCATGACCGACGCGGACAAGCTCAACCCGAAGTCGGCGTACCAGACGTTCACCCGCTACCTCACGCTGGTGGTGCCGTCGAAGACGGGTGGGGACATCGGCGCGTTCAACAAAATCGTGGAGGCGGTGGTGAAGGCGGACCCGCGCCAGGGCGCCGCCCTCAAGGGCCCCATGTTCGAGGCCTTCGCGCGCACCCACCTGCAGGAGTTCGCCGGCAAGGCCTTCACGCGGGAGACCTTCACCGTCCCCGGAGGCAAGCGCCGCACCGCGGACCGCTTCTTCGCGGACAAGGGCGAGCTGTGGGAGGTGAAGCACCAGCTCACCGACAAGGTGCCG